ACTCGAAGAAGAGGGGAATTTATCGAGCTCCGTGCGCGTACGTCACATCGTGCATGAAGCAGGTGATTGTGGCAGGTGTTAAATTACACCGCGAGCTGAGGACTGGCGGTAGAATATTAACAGGTGTCGCTTACAGGTATTGTTTCCTCTCAtctcattcttctttctcttctttgtcagTTTCTCTGAGTTTACCGTTAGCTACCTTTTCTTCTAACGAAGATTCGAGTGACCCTGTTGTTATCtaatacaattttaataaaaattaaaataaaaggtgCTAACATCCAAAAGTTGTTAAAGTGGTGTAGGTGTTAACTGTTAAAGTTGTCAACCCTCCCCCACCTAACCCACACAAactaaaagcaatttttttccagagctCCTGTATCGTGCCTGTATCCAGCTTGCTGTGCCCCCTGCTTCACCTGTCTGCACTGATGGTGTGCACGTGACACAAGCTCACCTGACCAGGCCACCGCTGGTCCCGTTGCCATCCTACGTTGACGGTTGTTCCGGCGCTGCCATACAGCACATCAGCTTTCGggtgaaaatgttaaaaaaaaattatagagaGCTGACCCGGAGACAAGTGTCAGAGAGGTGAGCAGCAATAGTGAGGCGTGAGTCTGGGTCGTCAGTTTGGCGTCCTTCGCTGGTCCTGCTGACGTCTTGACTGAACAGGAAGGCGGATCCGAGTCCAAGCCTcctaagaaaacagaaaacggGATTTGTTTCCACGTCAGCCAGGTGTCGGGATGTCTCAGCTGGGTGTCTACACAACGTCCGACCCTTCCCATGCTGGCTTTCGTCCCGAGCGCAGTAACAGTGATGCCGGAGTGCACGCTGCATCCCGCGCTCATGTCCGCGCTGCTGCAGGTCATGGCAGGTACTCGCCGACGCCTGGTCAAGCACATCGGTTGTCTCCTCAGCGAGGTCAAGACTATGTCCATTGTGGTTCTGGTGCCTCCCTGCCGGTGGTTGAGAGCAGGGGATCAAAGACAAAGCTGTTCTCCTCATCGTCAGCAgagcgtcgtcgtcgtcgtcgacgacGAACATCATCGCCGATGCTCTCCTCGTCAGCATCATCACAAAAGCCACAGCTGCCTCCCGTCGCAGCGAATCCAGGACGCGAGTGGACCGAGTCGTCTCGCCTTGACCCCTAACAGCACGCGCTCGCACTCGCACTCGGGTGTGTTCCAGCTCGCCTCGCAGGGAGCGCCACCAGCAAGGGACATGCAACCGTCGCCGGCTTCCTCGTCGCGGTCACGCGCCGTGTCGTCAGACGAGGACGAGGTGACGTACGTGTGGAAGGAGGGGCGCGTGCAAGTCCACCACGCGCGCGACGGCGCAAGCACCCCGGACTTCTCGTCCTCCGGGCAGCACGTGCACTACGTCTGGCGTAATGGCAACGTTGAGCGCGTCATCACGGGCTCTAATCACGTCAAATCTTCTCAACTTACCAACAGCGGACGCTTGATTCTACAGACCCAGTCACGACCATGCGTTCGCTTGTTCGTATGTCCTATAGGTATACCGTACGTTCACGTTTGATTTCAAACTTCCGCTGCTTCACGAAGTCGTTCGTCTTGAAGGAATAAGCTGATTGGGATTTTTTAGAGTTTTAGTATTTATAAACCAGGATGGGAACTTGTACAGTCCATACTTGACACCAAACAAGATGGCGCCGATCTGCTGAATGAACCCGCTACCATCTTTGGAAAGATTGGAAgcatgattgaaaaaaaaaaacaaaaaccga
This is a stretch of genomic DNA from Pomacea canaliculata isolate SZHN2017 linkage group LG3, ASM307304v1, whole genome shotgun sequence. It encodes these proteins:
- the LOC112560173 gene encoding uncharacterized protein LOC112560173 codes for the protein MLAFVPSAVTVMPECTLHPALMSALLQVMAGTRRRLVKHIGCLLSEVKTMSIVVLVPPCRWLRAGDQRQSCSPHRQQSVVVVVDDEHHRRCSPRQHHHKSHSCLPSQRIQDASGPSRLALTPNSTRSHSHSGVFQLASQGAPPARDMQPSPASSSRSRAVSSDEDEVTYVWKEGRVQVHHARDGASTPDFSSSGQHVHYVWRNGNVERVITGSNHELLSAEVVPPRTVKGGNCCVVITLIIFLVSFAIAIIVVFRLLY